In Betta splendens chromosome 22, fBetSpl5.4, whole genome shotgun sequence, the following proteins share a genomic window:
- the zgc:194887 gene encoding fibrinogen-like protein 1-like protein — protein MRRWRPCVAAVALLLLAVAGVNVAHLQAENLSLLRHEKHSLVLNPGMRALPRDCHEMLLAAYGQARDGVYLIQPGGDPIVAYCAMQEGGWTVVQHITVNSSVSFDRTWAEYKRGFGDVSGDHWLGNEYLHQLTRGPARFKLGVKLVDEDAVTKLGEYDPVLVEDEASGYRLRLGLFQGSAVDALTLDTENYLHDNQRFTTKDRDNDNYFQNCAQLEFQGVPGGGWWYDACAGANLNRRNVIYWQKDCNKERLCKYAWMMVRPSDTVKLVPGGACSRDEL, from the exons ATGAGGCGCTGGAGGCCGTGTGTTGCAGCagtggccctgctgctgcttgctgTCGCTGGAGTTAATGTGGCGCATCTGCAGGCTGAGAACCTCAGTCTCCTCCGGCACGAGAAGCACAGCCTGGTCCTGAACCCCGGAATGAGAG CGCTGCCCAGAGACTGCCATGAAATGCTGCTGGCTGCTTACGGCCAGGCCAGAGACGGGGTCTACCTCATCCAGCCCGGCGGCGACCCCATCGTGGCCTACTGCGCCATGCAGGAGGGGGGCTGGACCGTGGTGCAGCACATCACGGTCAACAGCAGTGTGAGCTTCGACCGGACCTGGGCTGAGTACAAGCGCGGCTTCGGGGACGTGAGCGGCGATCACTGGCTGGGGAACGAGTACCTCCACCAGCTGACCCGCGGCCCCGCGCGCTTCAAACTGGGGGTGAAGCTGGTGGATGAGGACGCCGTGACCAAGCTGGGGGAGTACGACCCCGTGCTGGTGGAGGACGAGGCCTCGGGGTACCGGCTGCGGCTGGGCTTGTTCCAGGGCTCGGCCGTGGACGCCCTGACGCTGGACACGGAGAACTACCTGCACGACAACCAGAGGTTCACCACCAAAGACAGGGACAACGACAACTACTTCCAGAACTGTGCACAGCTGGAGTTCCAGGGGGTGCCGGGGGGAGGGTGGTGGTACGACGCCTGTGCCGGCGCCAATTTGAACCGCAGGAACGTCATCTACTGGCAGAAGGACTGCAACAAGGAGCGGCTGTGCAAGTACGCGTGGATGATGGTGAGACCCTCAGACACAGTCAAGCTGGTTCCTGGAGGAGCCTGCAGCAGGGACGAGCTATGA
- the LOC114848134 gene encoding KATNB1-like protein 1, giving the protein MDSSNEDDNQNRGSAPQHDAAQYRVDYDYDECNKQRHPGSRSGNVPSRVKRVVSCKRRTHHLTVARKKQPGPGRTTDGPNKENEMQDVKQEIFNMDPWEFPININTNHQTGKAGSEEPDNRALSELAGDHSTVADVLFGRSLRLRVALTLWQRSVGELLTYFLRIQDTAVFVDFLPIITKSIDENCARVTIGCCVDLLPLVKQVLRSPYEDYLTVGLKWMHSVLNNWHDALRAGDCDESAETALDINVEAFKQQVVELWYQNPSLASLPGPAGDAAKVIDSLLSHLTCRQ; this is encoded by the exons ATGGATTCCAGCAATGAAGACGACAACCAGAACCGTGGTTCTGCTCCTCAGCACGATGCAGCCCAGTACAGA GTGGATTATGACTATGACGAGTGCAACAAACAGAG ACACCCAGGCAGCCGCTCAGGCAACGTCCCATCCCGGGTTAAACGGGTGGTGTCGTGTAAGAGGAGGACCCACCATCTGACCGTGGCCCGCAAGAAGCAGCCCGGGCCGGGGAGGACGACCGACGGTCCCAACAAGGAGAATGAGATGCAGGACGTGAAGCAGGAGATTTTCAACATGGACCCTTGGGAGTTCCCAATAAACATCAATACTAACCACCAGACTGGGAAAGCTGGTTCTGAAGAGCCAGACAACCGTGCCCTCAGTGAG CTCGCCGGGGACCACAGCACCGTGGCCGACGTTCTCTTTGGACGGAGCCTGAGACTCAGAGTGGCTCTGACGCTGTGGCAGAGGAGCGTTGGGGAGCTGCTGACCTACTTCCTCAG AATACAAGACACCGCGGTGTTTGTGGACTTTCTGCCAATAATAACCAAGAG CATTGATGAAAACTGTGCCAGAGTTACTATCGGCTGCTGTGTCGACCTCTTGCCTTTGGTTAAACAAGTCCTCAGGAGTCCGTATGAAGA TTACCTTACTGTTGGACTGAAGTGGATGCATTCAGTTCTGAACAACTGGCACGACGCGTTGAGAGCAGGCGACTGTGATGAATCAGCTGAAACGGCGTTGGATAT AAACGTCGAAGCGTTTAAGCAGCAGGTAGTGGAGCTGTGGTACCAGAACCCTTCACTGGCGTCGCTGCCAGGACCTGCAGGAGACGCAGCGAAG GTCATCGATTCTCTTCTGTCTCATCTCACCTGCCGACAGTGA
- the acp7 gene encoding acid phosphatase type 7, producing the protein MGPVHAAWAVLGLAPLLVLGIPPVWTQPEQVHLSYPGEPGSMLVTWTTFNKTGSTVEYGVMGGRLFDMAAKGDATLFVDSGTEKRRMFIHRVTLTGLKPATAYVYHCGSDDGWSDVFSFTALNDSSSFSPRFALYGDLGNENPQSLARLQKETQLGMYDVVLHIGDFAYDMHEDNARIGDEFMRQIQSIAAYVPYMTCPGNHESTYNFSNYRNRFSMPGRTESLWYSWNLGSAHFISLSTEVYFYLEFGLELLFKQFEWLEKDLQEANRPENRAVRPWIITMGHRPMYCSDDDQDDCTKFDSFVRRGRNDTKPPAPGLEDLFYRYGVDLELWAHEHTYERLWPVYGDKVFNGSKEQPYVNPRAPVHVVTGSAGCRERTDRFNPNPKAWSAFRSTDYGYGRMQVVNTTHIYLEQVSDDQYGKVIDSIWVVKEEHGFSAWF; encoded by the exons ATGGGGCCTGTTCATGCTGCCTGGGCCGTGTTGGGCCTTGCTCCCCTGTTGGTCCTTGGCATCCCTCCTGTGTGGACGCAGCCAGAGCAGGTGCACCTCTCCTATCCAG GAGAGCCAGGTTCCATGCTGGTGACCTGGACCACCTTCAATAAAACAGGGAGCACAGTGGAATACGGCGTCATGGGGGGCCGACTGTTTGACATGGCAGCCAAAGGGGACGCAACCCTGTTTGTAGATTCAGGGacggagaagaggaggatgttCATCCACAGAGTGACACTGACAGGACTCAAACCCGCTACTGCTTATG TCTATCACTGTGGCAGTGATGACGGCTGGAGCGACGTGTTTTCCTTCACCGCTCTGAATGACAGCAGTAGCTTCAGTCCCAGATTTGCTCTGTACGGTGACCTTGGCAACGAGAATCCTCAGTCGCTAGCTCGACTACAGAAGGAGACGCAGCTCGGCATGTACGACGTCGTCCTGCACATTG GGGACTTTGCCTATGATATGCATGAG GACAATGCCAGGATCGGGGATGAGTTCATGAGGCAGATCCAGTCCATCGCAGCCTACGTCCCCTACATGACCTGTCCAGGCAACCATGAATCTACATA CAACTTCTCCAACTACAGGAATCGCTTCAGCATGCCGGGCCGGACCGAGAGCCTGTGGTACAG ctggAACCTGGGCTCCGCTCACTTCATCTCTCTGTCCACTGAGGTTTACTTCTACCTGGAGTTTGGCCTGGAGCTGCTCTTCAAGCAGTTCGAATGGCTGGAGAAGGACCTGCAG GAGGCGAACAGGCCCGAGAACAGAGCGGTGCGTCCGTGGATCATCACCATGGGACACCGGCCCATGTACTGCTCAGATGACGACCAGGACGACTGCACCAAGTTTGACTCCTTT GTCCGACGGGGACGTAACGACACCAAACCGCCGGCTCCTGGTCTGGAGGATCTATTTTACCGCTATG GAGTGGATCTGGAGCTGTGGGCTCACGAGCACACGTATGAGAGACTTTGGCCTGTTTATGGCGACAAG GTGTTCAATGGGAGCAAAGAGCAGCCTTATGTGAACCCCAGAGCTCCAGTTCACGTTGTCACCGGTTCTGCT ggctgcagggagAGGACTGACAGGTTTAATCCCAACCCCAAAGCGTGGAGCGCTTTCCGCAGCACAGATTACGGCTACGGTCGCATGCAAGTCGTCAACACTACCCATATTTACTTGGAGCAGGTTTCTGATGATCAA TATGGCAAGGTGATTGATAGCATATGGGTGGTGAAGGAAGAGCACGGCTTCTCCGCGTGGTTCTGA